In Thermoplasmata archaeon, the following are encoded in one genomic region:
- a CDS encoding DEAD/DEAH box helicase, which produces MARRRRPEAPSPETGGRASTLAPIELAALDEGVRSVLEEDGVRALYPPQAAALPSVLAGESVLLSCPTASGKSLVAYLALLRAARAGRTGLYLVPLRALAHEKAEELARFERLGLKVGLSIGDFDLPAEKLERLDVLVATSEKADGLLRRGSPWLDRLGVVVADEVHLMRDPERGPTLEVGLTRLRRAYPDLQVVALSATVGNSEQVAAWLRARHIGSDFRPVPLKLGVYHDGRITFTDLSTREIPGSGEAVPRLVGSILAEGGQALVFVSTRRASEQLAEALVPTVRSRLAPEERARARAAVEELGESSDEETEGMRRLAALMPHGVAYHNASLTNPERRAVERAFRDRVLKVLTATPTLAAGINLPARRVIVRDTTRYDDRLGMQAPIPATEVHQMLGRAGRPRFDAYGEALLLARTPEDEDRLLDRYLSAPPEAVESRLAAEPALRMHVLALVASGAVRDEAELESFFASTFYGYCRPLDELEGTVATVRRFLEENDFLVRGSELRATPFGALTSELYLDPLSALVLRQVLERAPLGVGAFALLSAIAATPDLPPLFLRTAEEPELLGRYTDEAEELLVKPEEPPLELDLESYLATLKTASVLEAWVNEVPIVEITERFGIGAGDLRSKVEDAEWLAFGLGRLASRFQRRLARPIDDLSLRIRYGATEELLDLVRLKGVGRVRARQLFRAGYPDREALHRAPFDRIEHALRSAHLAEMVLSQLRRPGPSAPPAAVPAPARRPPAARPTVRPLEEFPEDSG; this is translated from the coding sequence ATGGCGCGCCGCCGCCGGCCCGAAGCCCCGTCGCCGGAGACCGGCGGACGAGCGTCGACCCTGGCGCCGATCGAGCTGGCCGCGCTCGACGAGGGCGTGCGATCGGTCCTGGAGGAGGACGGCGTCCGGGCGCTCTATCCGCCGCAGGCCGCGGCGCTGCCATCGGTCCTCGCCGGCGAGAGCGTGCTCCTTTCCTGCCCGACCGCGAGCGGGAAGTCGCTGGTCGCCTACCTCGCCCTCCTGCGGGCCGCCCGTGCCGGGCGCACCGGCCTCTACCTCGTCCCGCTGCGCGCGCTCGCCCACGAGAAGGCCGAGGAGCTCGCCCGCTTCGAGCGGCTCGGGCTCAAGGTGGGCCTCTCGATCGGCGACTTCGACCTGCCGGCGGAGAAGCTCGAACGGCTCGACGTGCTCGTCGCGACCAGCGAGAAGGCGGACGGACTGCTGCGACGCGGCAGTCCCTGGCTCGATCGCCTCGGGGTGGTCGTGGCCGACGAGGTGCACCTGATGCGCGACCCCGAGCGCGGCCCGACGCTCGAGGTCGGCCTGACGCGGCTGCGGCGCGCGTACCCCGACCTCCAGGTCGTGGCGCTGTCGGCGACCGTCGGCAACTCCGAGCAGGTCGCGGCGTGGCTGCGCGCGCGGCACATCGGCAGCGACTTCCGACCGGTGCCGCTGAAGCTCGGCGTCTACCACGACGGCCGGATCACCTTCACCGACCTATCGACGCGCGAGATACCGGGGAGCGGCGAGGCGGTCCCCCGGCTGGTGGGCTCGATCCTGGCCGAGGGCGGGCAGGCGCTCGTCTTCGTCAGCACCCGTCGCGCGAGCGAGCAGCTGGCGGAGGCGCTCGTTCCGACCGTCCGCTCCCGGCTCGCGCCCGAGGAGCGCGCGCGGGCCCGCGCGGCCGTCGAGGAGCTCGGCGAGTCGAGCGACGAAGAGACGGAGGGCATGCGCCGACTCGCCGCGCTCATGCCCCACGGGGTCGCCTACCACAACGCCTCGCTCACGAATCCGGAGCGCCGCGCGGTCGAGCGCGCGTTCCGGGACCGGGTGCTGAAGGTCCTCACCGCGACGCCGACGCTCGCCGCCGGCATCAACCTGCCAGCGCGCCGGGTCATCGTGCGCGACACGACCCGCTACGACGACCGCCTCGGCATGCAGGCCCCGATCCCCGCGACCGAGGTCCACCAGATGCTCGGCCGCGCCGGGCGGCCCCGCTTCGACGCGTACGGGGAGGCGCTGCTCCTCGCCCGGACGCCCGAGGACGAGGACCGCCTCCTCGACCGCTACCTCTCCGCCCCCCCCGAGGCGGTCGAGAGCCGACTCGCCGCCGAGCCGGCACTGCGGATGCACGTGCTCGCCCTCGTCGCGAGCGGCGCCGTCCGGGACGAGGCCGAGCTCGAATCGTTCTTCGCCTCGACGTTCTACGGCTACTGCCGGCCGCTGGACGAGCTAGAGGGCACCGTCGCGACCGTGCGGCGCTTCTTGGAGGAGAACGACTTCCTCGTGCGCGGGTCCGAACTCCGGGCCACCCCGTTCGGGGCGCTCACGAGCGAGCTGTACCTCGACCCGCTGAGCGCGCTCGTCCTGCGCCAGGTGCTCGAGCGCGCCCCGCTGGGGGTCGGCGCCTTCGCGCTCCTCTCGGCGATCGCCGCCACGCCCGACCTCCCTCCGCTCTTCCTGCGGACGGCCGAGGAGCCGGAGCTGCTCGGGCGTTACACCGACGAGGCGGAGGAACTGCTCGTCAAGCCGGAGGAGCCGCCGCTCGAGCTCGACCTCGAGAGCTACCTCGCGACCCTGAAGACCGCGAGCGTACTGGAGGCGTGGGTCAACGAGGTCCCGATCGTCGAGATCACCGAGCGCTTCGGCATCGGCGCCGGCGACCTCCGTTCGAAGGTCGAGGACGCCGAGTGGCTGGCGTTCGGCCTCGGGCGGCTCGCGAGCCGCTTCCAGCGCCGGCTCGCGCGGCCGATCGACGACCTGTCGCTGCGGATCCGCTACGGCGCGACCGAGGAGCTGCTCGACCTGGTCCGGCTGAAGGGCGTCGGCCGCGTGCGCGCGCGCCAGCTCTTCCGCGCGGGCTACCCCGACCGCGAGGCACTGCACCGGGCCCCGTTCGACCGCATCGAGCACGCGCTGCGCTCGGCCCATCTGGCGGAGATGGTGCTCAGCCAGCTTCGGCGTCCCGGGCCGTCGGCGCCGCCAGCGGCGGTCCCGGCGCCGGCGCGCCGCCCACCGGCGGCACGTCCCACGGTGCGCCCGCTCGAGGAATTCCCCGAGGATTCGGGCTGA